From a single Opitutaceae bacterium genomic region:
- a CDS encoding MBL fold metallo-hydrolase, with protein sequence MKITTFEAGYIGTNAFLLTDSVRGEAVLIDAPHDVLDLVRPVLDAEGCRLTTLILTHGHWDHTGDAARVRAAGASVLAHEADRPLIETPGLMRAFLPPGIQVDPVTIDRVIGEGDRVEILGQTGEVRHVPGHCPGNILVYLPEEGVAFVGDALFAGSIGRTDLPGGDFDTLARGIRSRIYTLPEATRILPGHGPETTVGREARSNPFVPNR encoded by the coding sequence ATGAAGATCACCACCTTTGAGGCGGGCTATATCGGGACCAACGCGTTCCTCCTGACCGATTCGGTCCGCGGCGAAGCCGTCCTCATTGATGCCCCGCACGACGTTCTTGACTTGGTGCGCCCGGTCCTCGATGCGGAGGGATGCCGTCTGACCACCCTGATCCTGACCCACGGCCACTGGGATCATACCGGTGATGCGGCCCGGGTCCGGGCCGCCGGAGCCTCGGTCCTGGCCCATGAGGCGGATCGGCCTTTGATTGAAACTCCGGGCCTGATGCGGGCTTTTCTGCCTCCCGGTATTCAGGTGGATCCCGTGACGATTGATCGTGTGATCGGAGAGGGCGACAGGGTGGAGATCCTTGGCCAGACCGGGGAAGTCCGCCACGTCCCGGGACATTGCCCGGGAAATATCCTCGTTTACCTGCCCGAAGAGGGCGTGGCGTTTGTCGGTGACGCCCTCTTCGCAGGGAGCATCGGCCGGACGGACCTTCCTGGGGGGGATTTTGATACACTGGCCCGGGGTATCCGCAGCCGGATTTACACCCTCCCGGAGGCGACCCGAATCCTTCCCGGACATGGTCCGGAGACCACGGTTGGCCGCGAAGCCCGGTCGAATCCCTTTGTACCCAATCGATGA
- a CDS encoding ABC transporter ATP-binding protein, whose product MEIVAQAPVLLDLKELTVAFPGTPVPVVDRISFTLARGQTLALVGESGAGKSLTGLAILRLIPPPGETVSGSVRWKGTDLLALPESAMRRIRGREIGTVWQEPSSVMNPAIKVGSQIAEVIRVHSGASRADSRRRAIELLGHVRIPDAANRFHAYPGELSGGMLQRVVIAAAIACRPDLLIADEATTALDASVQRQVLELIAELQREMGMAILFVTHNLALVAEMADRVVVMRGGRLVESASVESLFTRPEASYTRELLEAIPRPFAQS is encoded by the coding sequence GTGGAAATCGTTGCACAGGCTCCTGTCCTCCTCGACCTGAAGGAACTCACGGTCGCCTTTCCGGGAACCCCGGTTCCGGTGGTCGATCGCATCTCCTTCACCCTTGCCCGGGGCCAGACCCTCGCCCTGGTCGGCGAAAGCGGCGCCGGAAAGTCACTGACCGGTCTGGCCATCCTGCGCCTCATCCCTCCGCCTGGAGAAACGGTCAGCGGATCCGTCCGCTGGAAGGGAACCGATCTGCTCGCCCTGCCCGAATCGGCCATGCGCCGGATCCGCGGCCGGGAGATCGGCACCGTCTGGCAGGAACCTTCCAGCGTGATGAATCCCGCCATCAAGGTGGGAAGCCAGATCGCCGAGGTCATTCGCGTCCATTCCGGGGCATCGCGTGCCGATTCCCGCCGCCGGGCGATTGAATTGCTCGGCCACGTTCGCATCCCCGACGCCGCCAACCGCTTCCATGCCTATCCGGGAGAGTTGAGCGGCGGGATGCTTCAGCGGGTGGTCATCGCCGCCGCCATCGCCTGCCGTCCGGACCTGCTGATCGCCGATGAAGCCACCACCGCCCTTGACGCCTCCGTTCAACGCCAGGTCCTCGAACTGATCGCCGAGCTTCAGCGGGAGATGGGCATGGCCATCCTCTTTGTCACCCATAACCTCGCCCTCGTTGCCGAGATGGCCGACCGGGTCGTCGTCATGCGGGGCGGCCGACTGGTGGAAAGCGCCAGCGTCGAATCACTCTTCACCAGACCGGAAGCCTCCTATACCCGAGAATTGCTCGAGGCGATCCCCCGCCCGTTTGCACAGTCATGA
- the ribD gene encoding bifunctional diaminohydroxyphosphoribosylaminopyrimidine deaminase/5-amino-6-(5-phosphoribosylamino)uracil reductase RibD, with the protein MNSMEKQRIMARCLELARKGWGLTHPNPMVGAAIVENGEIVAEGWHEQAGGHHAEVAALKALGRLPNPGAILFCTLEPCSTTGRTGPCTEAIVEAGIRHVVVGATDPNPAHAGAGLEWLKTHGVTVETRVLIDECEDLNLIFNHWITKGLPLFAGKIATTIDGRIATRTGQSQWITGESSRADVMRWRRLFPAIAIGAGTVLKDQPRLTSRIDGLEEWSPIRFVFDGLLRTAMERILPTIYTDEFKTRTVVVTTNQAGTGYARRIEMEGARAWILPSPNTQVPMVEFRKRCVDEGIVGVYFEGGPRLLSEIVRERQLDYLFSYRAPILFGDDRAPAVVRGLRTEKLEQALRLENVHHETFDGDELMRGRLVYPGRLNVDEAVFGLG; encoded by the coding sequence ATGAATTCGATGGAAAAGCAGCGCATCATGGCGCGGTGTCTCGAACTCGCGCGAAAGGGCTGGGGACTGACCCATCCCAACCCGATGGTGGGCGCGGCCATTGTTGAAAACGGCGAAATCGTGGCCGAGGGATGGCACGAACAGGCGGGCGGTCATCATGCCGAAGTGGCAGCCCTTAAGGCGCTCGGTCGCCTGCCCAATCCGGGCGCCATCCTCTTCTGCACGCTGGAGCCCTGTTCGACCACCGGCAGGACCGGACCCTGCACCGAGGCGATCGTCGAGGCGGGCATCCGCCATGTGGTGGTCGGAGCGACAGATCCGAATCCGGCGCATGCGGGGGCCGGTCTCGAGTGGCTGAAGACGCATGGGGTAACGGTGGAAACCCGCGTGCTTATCGATGAGTGCGAGGATCTGAATCTTATCTTCAATCACTGGATCACGAAGGGCCTTCCGCTCTTCGCGGGCAAGATCGCCACCACCATTGACGGGCGTATCGCCACACGAACCGGGCAGTCCCAGTGGATCACCGGCGAAAGTTCCCGGGCGGACGTCATGCGCTGGCGGCGGCTCTTCCCGGCCATCGCGATCGGGGCGGGTACTGTCCTGAAGGATCAACCCAGGCTCACTTCCAGGATCGACGGACTGGAGGAGTGGAGCCCTATCCGGTTTGTCTTTGACGGACTGCTGCGCACTGCCATGGAGCGGATTCTCCCGACGATCTATACGGACGAATTCAAGACGCGGACGGTCGTCGTGACCACGAACCAGGCCGGAACCGGATATGCCCGTCGGATCGAAATGGAAGGGGCCCGGGCTTGGATCCTGCCGTCGCCCAATACCCAGGTACCGATGGTGGAGTTCCGCAAGCGGTGTGTGGACGAAGGGATCGTCGGCGTCTATTTCGAAGGAGGACCGCGCCTGCTCAGCGAAATCGTTCGCGAGCGTCAGCTGGACTATCTTTTCTCTTATCGGGCGCCGATCCTTTTCGGGGACGACCGTGCACCGGCAGTGGTGCGCGGCCTGCGAACAGAAAAGCTGGAACAGGCACTCCGGTTGGAGAATGTGCATCACGAGACCTTTGATGGTGATGAATTGATGCGGGGGCGCCTGGTCTATCCGGGACGATTGAATGTTGATGAAGCTGTTTTTGGCCTCGGGTAA
- a CDS encoding ATP-binding cassette domain-containing protein yields MKPESLPVGKPPPLLRASGISKTFRGRSGGPFSPARGRVAAVNDVSFEVGLNQVVGLVGESGSGKSTLGRCILRLIEPDAGTIRIHLPDGRSEEIAALSQARLRSFRRPLQIVFQDPYHSLNPARPVWEIVGEGLIIEGGLGRGEIRERVAAILKQVGLEEDHMLRLPNAFSGGQRQRIAIARALVLNPAFLVCDEVTSALDTRTQKQVIDLLRQIRHERGISLLFISHDLQTVASISDTVLVMRHGRIVEKGPPDRLFEYPENEYTRTLIRAVPNPDPVKRSFR; encoded by the coding sequence ATGAAACCGGAATCGCTTCCCGTCGGGAAACCACCTCCTCTCCTGCGGGCCTCAGGCATATCCAAGACATTCAGGGGACGCTCCGGCGGTCCTTTTTCCCCGGCACGCGGCCGGGTGGCCGCGGTCAACGATGTCAGTTTCGAAGTCGGATTGAACCAGGTGGTCGGACTGGTCGGTGAAAGCGGTTCCGGCAAATCGACTCTCGGACGGTGCATCCTGCGGTTGATCGAACCCGATGCCGGCACCATCCGCATCCACCTCCCCGACGGCCGGAGTGAGGAGATCGCCGCGCTGAGTCAGGCTCGCCTCCGGTCCTTTCGACGGCCTCTCCAGATCGTCTTTCAGGACCCCTACCATTCCCTGAACCCGGCCCGTCCGGTCTGGGAAATCGTCGGTGAGGGATTGATCATCGAAGGCGGCCTGGGCCGCGGGGAAATCCGCGAGCGGGTCGCGGCCATCCTCAAGCAGGTCGGACTGGAGGAAGACCACATGCTTCGCCTGCCCAATGCCTTCTCCGGCGGCCAACGCCAACGAATCGCCATCGCCCGGGCGCTCGTGCTCAATCCCGCCTTCCTGGTCTGCGACGAAGTGACCAGCGCGCTCGACACGCGGACCCAGAAACAGGTCATCGACCTGCTGAGACAGATCCGGCACGAGCGGGGAATCAGCCTGCTCTTCATCTCTCACGATCTCCAGACCGTCGCATCGATCAGTGACACCGTCCTTGTCATGCGCCACGGCCGCATCGTCGAAAAGGGACCACCTGACCGGCTTTTTGAGTATCCTGAAAACGAATACACTAGAACCCTGATCAGGGCGGTCCCCAACCCGGACCCGGTCAAGCGTTCCTTCCGGTAG
- a CDS encoding PQQ-binding-like beta-propeller repeat protein, with translation MLRNTSRLFVTLFSTITIGLSAAEESWTRPLPSEVTWTKLAPNGSLVVGYSNGLGVFSPSGDNLWNRDDLRDLAPFNVNPVPETPYLLINEHKSKIPPKARLQIIDYTSGETFFDSGVVPGNNLGAYPIPGRPIVLFAIDRPGGRDIQEGTFLVAFSLVDGSKVWECRLGRMGSLKLHQTETGGFMPNMDLSGHPLPLIVDDTLILTGEQIIAIDLEDGKEKWRYKLGAYDPGFKLAYARPVHADGVVYATGRNSVVALDLATGNEIWKGKAPKGLLPELEVVGDLLIGRIGGTVSNGKTYVQVKPFGAFAIERSSGKETWSWTKARDSITNLQIIPDQDLVVLADKAKLYALKISAKGKPVLAYELDLEFRRRMGSTEVAAKGLGAATGFLSGGLSGGLRGLGGGDRSDPPLDIRQVGDNLIVRGQYHLLAHNVAQRNNPWSIEFSPPGMDSFALVAMGAVTAAVAVGNAGYGYNSGSWARSAAADSTLRLNDSFQKSVAERFAASEAARDVAFFVTVEEKERSLVGIDLNTGEEIGEIPMDEKEPQFMVDNLTNRVYHFRDQKEIIAYDF, from the coding sequence ATGCTTCGAAATACCTCCCGTCTGTTTGTTACGCTGTTTTCCACCATCACCATCGGCCTGTCTGCGGCCGAAGAGTCATGGACCCGGCCTTTGCCCTCCGAAGTGACCTGGACCAAGCTCGCTCCAAACGGCAGTCTTGTTGTCGGCTATTCCAACGGACTCGGTGTTTTCTCACCGTCGGGTGATAACCTCTGGAACCGCGATGACCTGCGTGACCTGGCCCCCTTCAACGTCAACCCCGTCCCGGAGACCCCATACCTGCTGATCAACGAACACAAGAGCAAGATCCCGCCGAAGGCCCGACTACAGATCATCGATTACACAAGCGGAGAGACTTTCTTCGATTCAGGAGTGGTTCCCGGCAACAATCTAGGGGCCTACCCGATACCCGGTCGCCCGATCGTCCTTTTCGCGATCGATCGACCGGGTGGCCGTGATATCCAGGAGGGCACATTCCTGGTGGCGTTCAGTCTGGTGGACGGCTCGAAAGTCTGGGAGTGTCGTCTCGGCCGGATGGGTTCGCTGAAACTTCACCAGACTGAGACCGGTGGATTCATGCCGAATATGGACCTGAGCGGGCATCCCCTCCCCCTGATTGTTGATGACACGCTCATTCTGACGGGCGAACAGATCATCGCGATTGATCTCGAGGACGGTAAGGAGAAATGGCGGTATAAGCTCGGCGCATACGACCCCGGCTTCAAGCTTGCCTACGCCCGACCCGTTCATGCCGATGGCGTCGTCTATGCCACCGGCCGGAATTCCGTGGTGGCTCTTGATCTGGCGACCGGGAATGAAATCTGGAAAGGGAAGGCTCCGAAGGGATTGCTGCCGGAGTTGGAGGTGGTCGGCGACCTGCTCATCGGCCGGATCGGGGGAACTGTCTCAAATGGAAAAACCTATGTCCAGGTCAAGCCGTTCGGAGCTTTCGCCATTGAACGCTCAAGCGGAAAAGAAACCTGGAGCTGGACCAAGGCCCGCGACTCCATCACGAATCTTCAGATCATCCCGGATCAGGATTTGGTCGTCCTGGCAGACAAGGCGAAACTCTATGCGCTGAAAATCAGCGCGAAAGGAAAGCCCGTGCTGGCCTACGAACTCGATCTGGAGTTCCGCCGCCGAATGGGATCCACGGAAGTCGCGGCCAAGGGCCTCGGAGCAGCTACCGGATTTCTCAGCGGAGGTCTCTCGGGCGGATTGCGTGGCTTGGGCGGCGGCGACCGATCCGACCCCCCTCTGGATATCCGGCAGGTCGGCGACAACCTGATTGTCCGTGGTCAATACCACCTTCTCGCCCACAACGTCGCTCAGCGCAACAACCCGTGGTCGATCGAGTTTTCCCCACCCGGGATGGACAGCTTCGCGCTCGTGGCGATGGGCGCGGTGACTGCGGCCGTCGCCGTCGGCAATGCCGGCTACGGTTACAACAGCGGGAGCTGGGCCCGGAGCGCGGCTGCGGACTCCACCCTTCGACTCAACGATAGCTTTCAGAAGTCTGTGGCCGAACGCTTCGCTGCCTCGGAGGCTGCGCGGGACGTCGCATTCTTCGTGACGGTTGAAGAAAAAGAGCGCTCCCTTGTCGGGATCGACCTGAACACCGGCGAGGAGATCGGTGAGATACCGATGGACGAAAAGGAACCCCAGTTCATGGTGGATAATTTGACCAACCGGGTCTACCACTTCAGAGACCAGAAGGAGATCATCGCCTACGACTTCTGA
- the alaS gene encoding alanine--tRNA ligase encodes MTSTELRQSFLDFFAERGHTVVPSASLLPSSPNLLFTNAGMNQFVPYFLGETKAPFARAADTQKCIRAGGKHNDLEDVGFDTYHHTFFEMLGNWSFGDYFKKESLTWGWELLTKVWGIPPARLYATVYQPASGDPADFDHEAHAIWAGIFESEGLDPTVHILTGNKKDNFWMMGDTGPCGPCSEIHFDLTPEGNAGGRLVNQDSPRCIEIWNHVFIQFNAAADGSFSPLAQRHVDTGMGFDRVAGIMAATRHFTDFSAEPSNYASDHFTPILARIEELSGLTYRGTVPRTRNNLSDQEKTDVAFRVLADHARTICCAIADSILPGNEGRNYVIRRILRRGILYGRKMDLETGFFESLVDPVVATLGDVFPEIRQQETVIRRVIRNEEESFGRTLDRGLQIFERGLAELGTTTTIPGALAFELYDTFGFPLDMTALLALERGLSVDSDGFHAAMELQRSRGRAAQKKEVIEVSKEDAAESTPTPFVGYEIHPAASFDAEVIDVVRSADSTYLVFDQTPFYAEMGGQIGDRGVVRAGTRTIQISDTIKDRGGRFLHRVANLAGSGSATLPTGSELVPPESVEQLKGKRVEVGVNLEDRREIERHHTATHLLHHALRRVVGKHVRQAGSLVATDHLRFDFSHFEPVSPAQLAEIESIINRRVLENSPVATSEVAFNEKPDDVIAFFGEKYGDRVRVVDIGGYSKELCGGTHVRATGELGLVKLLGESGIAAGIRRIEAVSGKAALRLVEENQRHLAELAAKLGAPIGDLDRKLEQLLEQRAEAEKTLRTLNQKATAGKAGELADRAQVKGDLRWVSAVTEADDPNSLRSLGAEILGRLGEGVVVLGASIAGKATVVAFASPKAVQAGHQAGKIISRLAQDLDGRGGGKPDFAMGGGKDASRLPEVMKSFSI; translated from the coding sequence ATGACCTCCACCGAGCTCCGTCAATCCTTCCTCGATTTCTTCGCCGAGCGTGGCCATACCGTGGTGCCCTCGGCCTCCCTCCTGCCCAGTTCGCCCAATCTTCTTTTCACCAACGCGGGCATGAATCAGTTCGTGCCCTATTTTCTCGGGGAGACAAAAGCGCCTTTCGCGCGGGCGGCAGACACCCAGAAATGCATCCGGGCCGGGGGAAAGCACAACGACCTCGAGGACGTCGGCTTCGACACCTACCACCACACCTTCTTCGAGATGCTCGGAAACTGGTCTTTTGGCGATTACTTCAAGAAGGAATCGCTGACCTGGGGCTGGGAACTGCTGACCAAGGTCTGGGGCATCCCTCCCGCCCGTCTCTACGCCACCGTCTACCAGCCCGCCAGCGGAGACCCAGCCGACTTCGACCACGAGGCTCACGCCATCTGGGCCGGGATCTTCGAGTCCGAGGGACTCGATCCGACGGTTCATATCCTGACCGGAAACAAGAAAGACAATTTCTGGATGATGGGTGACACCGGCCCCTGCGGTCCCTGCAGCGAGATCCACTTCGACCTGACCCCGGAAGGCAACGCCGGTGGCCGCCTGGTCAATCAGGATTCACCGCGCTGCATCGAGATCTGGAATCACGTCTTCATCCAGTTCAACGCCGCAGCCGACGGTTCCTTTTCCCCCCTCGCCCAGCGCCATGTCGACACCGGGATGGGTTTTGATCGCGTGGCGGGCATCATGGCGGCAACCCGGCACTTCACCGATTTCAGCGCCGAACCCTCCAACTATGCTTCGGACCATTTCACACCCATCCTCGCCCGGATCGAGGAACTCTCCGGGCTGACCTATCGTGGTACCGTACCACGGACGCGCAACAACCTGAGCGACCAGGAGAAGACCGATGTCGCCTTCCGGGTCCTCGCCGACCACGCCCGGACCATCTGTTGCGCCATCGCCGACAGCATTCTGCCCGGTAACGAGGGACGCAACTATGTCATTCGGCGGATCCTTCGGAGGGGAATTCTTTACGGACGCAAGATGGACCTGGAAACCGGCTTCTTCGAATCCCTGGTTGATCCGGTGGTGGCCACCCTGGGAGACGTTTTTCCCGAGATCCGTCAGCAGGAAACGGTCATCCGCAGGGTGATCCGGAACGAGGAGGAATCCTTCGGCCGCACCCTCGACCGTGGCCTCCAGATCTTCGAACGGGGTCTCGCGGAGCTTGGAACGACCACGACCATTCCCGGAGCCCTCGCCTTCGAGCTCTACGACACCTTCGGCTTCCCGCTCGACATGACCGCCCTCCTCGCCCTTGAACGCGGATTGAGCGTGGACTCCGACGGATTCCACGCCGCGATGGAACTCCAGCGATCGCGGGGCCGGGCCGCCCAGAAGAAGGAAGTCATCGAAGTCAGCAAGGAAGACGCCGCCGAGAGCACACCCACCCCGTTTGTCGGATACGAAATCCATCCGGCCGCTTCCTTCGATGCCGAAGTCATCGACGTCGTCCGCTCTGCCGACAGCACCTACCTCGTCTTCGACCAGACACCGTTCTACGCCGAAATGGGCGGCCAGATCGGGGACCGCGGGGTCGTCCGGGCCGGAACCCGGACAATCCAAATTTCGGATACAATCAAGGACCGGGGCGGTCGTTTCCTGCACCGGGTCGCCAATCTCGCCGGCTCGGGCAGCGCGACTCTGCCGACGGGCAGCGAGCTTGTCCCTCCTGAATCCGTCGAGCAGCTCAAGGGGAAACGGGTCGAAGTCGGGGTCAACCTGGAAGATCGCCGCGAAATCGAGCGCCACCACACCGCGACCCATCTACTCCACCACGCCCTTCGGCGGGTCGTCGGCAAGCATGTCCGGCAAGCCGGTTCACTCGTGGCCACCGACCATCTGAGGTTCGACTTTTCCCATTTCGAGCCGGTCAGTCCCGCCCAACTGGCCGAGATCGAGTCGATCATCAATCGCCGTGTTCTCGAGAACAGTCCCGTGGCCACGTCCGAGGTGGCCTTCAATGAAAAGCCCGACGACGTCATCGCCTTCTTCGGTGAAAAGTACGGCGACCGGGTCCGGGTCGTCGACATCGGGGGCTACAGCAAGGAGCTCTGCGGCGGCACCCATGTGCGCGCCACCGGCGAACTGGGCCTGGTCAAGCTGCTCGGCGAGTCCGGAATAGCCGCCGGCATCCGCCGGATTGAGGCGGTTTCGGGCAAGGCGGCCCTGCGCCTGGTCGAAGAAAATCAGCGCCATCTGGCCGAACTGGCTGCAAAACTCGGCGCCCCGATCGGCGATCTCGACCGAAAGCTGGAGCAATTGCTCGAGCAACGGGCTGAGGCCGAGAAAACCCTCCGCACCCTCAACCAGAAGGCGACCGCTGGGAAGGCTGGAGAACTGGCCGACCGGGCCCAGGTCAAAGGCGACCTCAGGTGGGTCTCTGCCGTGACGGAAGCCGACGATCCCAATTCCCTCCGCAGCCTCGGGGCCGAGATCCTCGGCCGACTTGGCGAGGGAGTCGTGGTTCTGGGCGCTTCAATCGCCGGCAAGGCAACCGTGGTGGCCTTTGCTTCGCCCAAGGCCGTTCAGGCCGGTCACCAGGCCGGCAAGATCATCAGTCGCCTGGCCCAGGACCTCGACGGCCGCGGCGGCGGCAAGCCGGATTTCGCCATGGGAGGCGGGAAAGACGCATCGCGCTTGCCTGAAGTCATGAAATCATTCAGTATCTGA
- the leuB gene encoding 3-isopropylmalate dehydrogenase, with the protein MQSIKFAVLPGDGIGPEVMAQALRVLQHVAPDAGIALEFAEADVGGIAIDRQGSALPESTLEVCRAHDAILFGSVGGPKWESLPPKEQPERAALLPLRKHFSLFANLRPGLLYPELSPASPLKNDRIPDGIDILCVRELTGGLYFGLPKETRILDNGDVEAVDTMVYRRSEIERITTVAIEAARRRQGRICSVDKANVLETSVLWRKTVTDFVRKNAPELKLSHLYVDNAAMQLVRDPNQFDVIVTENMFGDILSDEMAVVCGSLGMLSSASLGSAMNSHGLPYGLFEPAGGTAPDIAGKNLANPCAQILSSALMLRFSFGLNDLAARIEKAVRDAVVSGVRTGDIAFGGPAVGTVEMADAVIANLS; encoded by the coding sequence ATGCAGTCGATCAAGTTCGCCGTATTACCTGGAGACGGGATCGGACCTGAAGTCATGGCTCAGGCCCTGAGGGTTCTCCAACATGTTGCGCCCGATGCCGGTATCGCACTCGAATTTGCCGAGGCCGATGTGGGCGGTATCGCCATTGACCGGCAGGGTTCCGCCTTGCCCGAGAGCACCCTGGAGGTCTGTCGGGCCCACGACGCCATCCTGTTCGGGTCCGTCGGCGGTCCCAAATGGGAGAGCCTGCCTCCCAAGGAACAACCGGAACGGGCCGCCCTCCTCCCTCTGCGCAAGCATTTTTCACTTTTTGCCAACCTGCGGCCCGGCCTGCTTTACCCCGAGCTCTCACCGGCCTCGCCCCTCAAGAATGACCGCATACCGGACGGAATCGACATTCTCTGCGTCCGCGAATTGACCGGCGGCCTCTACTTCGGCCTGCCCAAGGAAACCCGCATCCTTGACAACGGCGATGTCGAAGCCGTCGACACCATGGTTTACCGGCGTTCCGAGATCGAACGCATCACCACGGTGGCGATCGAGGCCGCCCGCCGCCGCCAGGGCCGGATTTGCTCGGTCGACAAGGCCAACGTGCTCGAGACCAGTGTCCTCTGGCGCAAGACCGTGACCGACTTCGTCAGGAAAAACGCCCCGGAACTGAAGCTCTCCCATCTCTACGTGGACAATGCCGCCATGCAACTGGTGCGCGATCCCAACCAGTTCGACGTCATCGTGACCGAGAACATGTTCGGCGATATCCTGTCGGACGAGATGGCCGTGGTCTGCGGTTCACTCGGCATGCTTTCATCGGCCAGCCTCGGCAGCGCCATGAACAGTCACGGGCTCCCCTATGGTCTCTTTGAACCGGCCGGCGGCACCGCCCCGGACATTGCCGGAAAGAACCTCGCCAATCCCTGTGCCCAGATTCTCTCCTCCGCCCTCATGCTTCGGTTCAGCTTCGGGTTGAACGACCTGGCGGCCCGCATCGAGAAAGCGGTCCGCGACGCTGTGGTTTCCGGAGTCCGCACCGGCGACATCGCCTTCGGTGGCCCGGCGGTGGGGACGGTCGAAATGGCCGACGCCGTCATTGCCAACCTGTCCTGA
- the rdgB gene encoding RdgB/HAM1 family non-canonical purine NTP pyrophosphatase — MKLFLASGNRHKLGEVAAILRDAGLTVDLNGADAIGGMPDVDEDAGSFAGNARKKARALADRVPAGSWVLADDSGLCVDFLKGAPGVISSRFAGPDASDCDNTRLLLERLSGIPEAERSAHFRCVLILLGPDGEEALFDGRCHGRIAAEPSGYGGFGYDPVFVPDGHSVSFAELDADAKNRISHRAVALAQMVDWLLQSSPSETGSA, encoded by the coding sequence ATGAAGCTGTTTTTGGCCTCGGGTAATCGGCACAAGCTTGGCGAGGTGGCGGCCATTTTGCGGGATGCCGGTTTGACCGTCGACTTGAACGGCGCGGACGCGATCGGCGGGATGCCGGACGTCGATGAGGATGCCGGCAGCTTCGCGGGCAACGCGCGCAAGAAGGCGAGGGCGCTGGCGGATCGCGTGCCGGCCGGTTCCTGGGTTCTGGCCGACGACAGCGGATTGTGCGTCGATTTCCTGAAGGGAGCTCCAGGGGTCATTTCATCGCGATTTGCGGGTCCCGATGCGAGCGACTGCGACAATACCCGTCTGCTGCTTGAACGGTTGTCGGGGATCCCGGAGGCGGAAAGATCGGCGCACTTCCGGTGCGTTCTCATTCTGCTCGGACCGGATGGTGAAGAGGCCTTATTTGATGGCCGTTGCCATGGCCGGATTGCCGCGGAGCCATCGGGCTACGGTGGCTTCGGTTATGATCCGGTATTTGTGCCGGACGGTCACTCCGTCAGTTTTGCCGAACTGGATGCGGATGCCAAGAACCGGATCAGTCACCGGGCGGTCGCGTTGGCACAGATGGTCGATTGGTTGCTGCAATCCTCACCTTCGGAAACCGGAAGCGCCTGA